One window of Candidatus Caldatribacterium sp. genomic DNA carries:
- a CDS encoding V-type ATPase subunit, producing the protein MNGEKNYAYLVGRVRVLERSLLTPRVLDALLRAEDLDQALRVTAEIPYLGEVLQGVVPTPQNIDRVLTEHFFGIVSDFARQKGGEEVARFFLLGFDVVAAKLAIKHFMVRKPFEQPYPASFDPRRIFRFLSGEGSEYFPENFAQTLREVQGLLETHPGNTQGVEFLFDRFFLKETYNLSASTVGPLRKWYHLYIIFAYLRGALRARYQER; encoded by the coding sequence ATGAACGGAGAAAAGAACTACGCCTATCTCGTCGGTCGAGTGCGGGTCTTGGAGAGAAGCCTTTTGACCCCCAGGGTCCTTGATGCCCTCTTGCGGGCTGAGGATCTCGATCAGGCCCTTCGGGTTACGGCTGAAATCCCGTACCTTGGCGAGGTCCTCCAGGGAGTTGTCCCAACTCCTCAGAACATCGACCGGGTTCTCACCGAGCATTTCTTTGGTATCGTCAGTGACTTTGCAAGGCAGAAAGGCGGAGAGGAAGTAGCACGATTCTTTCTCCTGGGATTCGATGTAGTGGCAGCAAAGCTTGCAATCAAGCACTTTATGGTTAGAAAACCCTTTGAACAACCGTACCCGGCCTCTTTCGACCCCCGAAGAATTTTCCGGTTCCTCAGCGGTGAGGGAAGCGAGTACTTTCCGGAAAACTTTGCCCAAACTCTTCGGGAGGTTCAGGGGCTCCTTGAAACCCATCCAGGGAACACGCAGGGAGTGGAATTCCTTTTCGATCGGTTCTTCCTGAAGGAGACGTACAATCTTTCCGCCTCTACGGTGGGGCCACTCCGCAAGTGGTACCACCTCTACATCATCTTCGCTTACCTCCGTGGGGCTCTCAGAGCAAGGTACCAGGAGAGAA